In a genomic window of Alcanivorax sp.:
- a CDS encoding alpha/beta hydrolase has product MSKHYDRTPYLVTFTEPSRFKDTYAGPMDLVALESHLLTPKSGPGKTVVIFMHPVGGGAYLPMVSALAKAGLSVIYCNSRYRGADSALLMEKVVADLGACVRDAKERLGFEKVVLAGWSGGGSLSLLYQAEAEDPQITDTPAGDPYDLTARKLIPADGIMLLAAHVSRAITMTEWLDPSVLDESDPEHRDRELDIYHPDCPNQPPYSEAFVARFRQAQIDRNRRITGWVKEKLADFRNRGLPNEEYGFIVHRTMCDVRWLDPQQDPNERPPGTCYLGDPRTVNNGPVALARFNTLRGWLSQWSYDDSRANGPACAGRIRVPALVIGNTADNACTPSHTRRLFGGFQSGQATLREVTGANHYYFGQNDKLAEAVAHCTAWLQEQGLH; this is encoded by the coding sequence ATGAGCAAACACTATGACCGCACCCCCTATCTGGTGACTTTCACTGAGCCATCGCGTTTCAAGGATACCTACGCCGGTCCCATGGATCTGGTGGCGCTGGAGTCCCATTTGCTTACCCCGAAAAGCGGCCCGGGCAAGACCGTGGTGATCTTCATGCATCCGGTGGGCGGCGGTGCCTACCTGCCCATGGTCTCGGCGCTGGCCAAAGCGGGGCTGTCGGTGATCTATTGCAACAGTCGCTACCGGGGCGCCGACAGCGCCCTGCTGATGGAAAAGGTGGTGGCGGATCTGGGGGCCTGCGTGCGCGATGCCAAAGAGCGCCTCGGGTTTGAAAAAGTGGTGCTGGCGGGATGGTCCGGCGGCGGCTCCCTGAGTCTGCTTTACCAGGCGGAAGCGGAAGATCCGCAGATCACCGACACCCCGGCGGGAGACCCCTACGACCTGACGGCCCGGAAACTGATCCCCGCCGACGGGATCATGCTGCTGGCCGCCCATGTGTCCCGGGCTATTACCATGACCGAATGGTTGGACCCGTCCGTGCTGGATGAAAGCGATCCGGAGCATCGGGACCGGGAGCTGGATATTTATCATCCGGACTGCCCCAACCAGCCGCCCTACAGCGAGGCATTCGTGGCTCGTTTCCGCCAGGCGCAGATCGACCGCAACCGGCGCATCACCGGTTGGGTGAAAGAGAAACTGGCGGATTTTCGAAACCGCGGTCTGCCCAACGAGGAATACGGCTTTATCGTCCATCGCACCATGTGCGACGTCCGTTGGCTGGACCCGCAGCAAGACCCCAATGAACGCCCGCCGGGGACCTGTTATCTGGGCGACCCGCGAACCGTCAACAACGGCCCGGTGGCCCTGGCCCGTTTCAACACCCTGCGCGGCTGGCTGAGTCAGTGGAGCTATGACGATTCCCGCGCCAATGGCCCGGCCTGCGCCGGGCGCATCCGCGTGCCCGCCCTGGTGATTGGTAATACCGCAGACAATGCCTGCACCCCCAGCCATACCCGCCGGCTCTTCGGCGGGTTCCAATCAGGGCAGGCCACCCTGCGCGAAGTGACCGGAGCCAACCACTATTACTTCGGGCAGAACGACAAACTGGCCGAGGCGGTGGCGCACTGCACTGCCTGGCTGCAAGAGCAGGGGCTGCACTAG
- a CDS encoding VOC family protein, translating into MSSLPDCAMLKHVHHSAYRCRDAEQTRWFYEDVLGLPLTLAMVFDEEPGTGRKIDYMHLFFKMGDDNFIAFFDAPDGADEKLFRPRSAFDLHLAFEVDTREELKAWRRRINQAGRPCFGPIDHDFIHSIYFFDPNGIPLEITIKDASYEAVVAEDAANAHSLLKAWTEKTRALKEQTFGADALDLRGIDMSKADFSRIKNASNKDAPQ; encoded by the coding sequence ATGAGCAGCCTGCCGGATTGCGCCATGCTCAAGCATGTACACCACAGCGCCTACCGTTGCCGCGATGCGGAGCAGACCCGCTGGTTTTACGAGGATGTGCTGGGCCTGCCGCTGACCCTGGCCATGGTCTTCGACGAAGAGCCGGGCACCGGGCGCAAGATCGACTACATGCACCTGTTCTTCAAGATGGGCGATGACAACTTCATCGCCTTCTTCGATGCCCCGGATGGTGCCGACGAAAAACTGTTCCGCCCGCGCAGCGCCTTTGACTTACACCTGGCCTTTGAAGTGGATACCCGGGAAGAACTGAAAGCCTGGCGCCGCCGCATCAACCAGGCCGGCCGCCCCTGCTTTGGGCCCATCGACCATGACTTTATCCACTCCATCTATTTCTTCGACCCCAACGGCATCCCGCTGGAAATCACCATCAAGGATGCCAGCTATGAGGCGGTAGTGGCGGAAGACGCGGCCAACGCCCACAGCCTGCTCAAGGCATGGACCGAAAAGACCCGTGCCCTGAAAGAGCAGACCTTCGGTGCCGACGCCCTGGACCTGCGTGGCATCGACATGAGCAAGGCGGACTTCTCCAGGATCAAGAACGCCAGCAACAAGGACGCGCCGCAATGA
- a CDS encoding XRE family transcriptional regulator has protein sequence METQWFDRGWGHLEDDGRQAREMELRSRLLMNLQQGITDKGWNRDHACRWLDLSAARVDALLAGKIGAFSLDDLVALMEQADIHWRVSQQDKALLDHLIREQRAGTGA, from the coding sequence ATGGAGACACAGTGGTTTGACCGGGGCTGGGGGCACCTGGAAGACGATGGCCGGCAGGCCCGGGAAATGGAGTTGCGCAGTCGCCTGCTGATGAATTTGCAACAGGGCATCACCGATAAGGGCTGGAACCGGGATCATGCCTGTCGGTGGCTGGATTTGTCCGCGGCTCGGGTGGATGCGCTGCTGGCTGGGAAGATTGGTGCCTTCAGCCTGGATGATCTGGTTGCTCTGATGGAGCAGGCCGATATCCACTGGCGAGTGTCACAGCAGGACAAAGCCCTGCTGGACCACCTGATTCGCGAGCAGCGGGCCGGCACCGGCGCCTGA
- a CDS encoding hydroxymethylglutaryl-CoA lyase, translating to MADQAIINEVGLRDGLQNQPVTVDTDTKARLAQLLVDAGMRYLEPVSFVSPKAIPQMADAAALTPLLPQGDDLHYTALIPNLKGYQLAKEAGYPTVALVLSTTDSFNERNLRMSLEQAAQSCEAIIAAAREDGIATRTYISGAFACPYDGPVPVSLPQQLAERMFAAGSDEVAIADTIGAGNPQQMKAIMAPLIRDFGAERFYVHLHDTRGLAAAMAWEAADLGVRKFDASVGGLGGCPFAPGATGNMATEDLVYLLESCGLNTGIQIDGLREAVALAAEATQRPLGGRILDWMASQEKQGKTPCLW from the coding sequence ATGGCAGACCAGGCAATCATCAACGAAGTGGGCCTCCGCGACGGCCTTCAGAATCAACCGGTTACCGTGGACACGGACACCAAGGCCCGGCTGGCCCAGCTACTGGTGGATGCCGGTATGCGCTACCTGGAGCCGGTGAGCTTTGTCAGTCCCAAGGCAATCCCGCAGATGGCCGACGCCGCCGCGCTGACCCCTCTGCTGCCACAGGGTGACGACCTGCACTACACGGCTCTGATCCCCAACCTGAAGGGCTATCAGCTGGCCAAAGAAGCAGGCTACCCCACGGTAGCTCTGGTGCTGTCCACCACGGATTCCTTCAACGAACGCAACCTGCGCATGAGCCTGGAGCAGGCGGCACAGAGCTGCGAGGCGATTATTGCGGCGGCCAGGGAAGACGGCATTGCCACGCGTACCTATATCTCCGGCGCCTTCGCCTGCCCCTACGATGGCCCGGTGCCGGTGAGCCTGCCCCAACAGCTGGCCGAGCGCATGTTCGCCGCCGGCAGTGACGAGGTAGCCATTGCCGACACCATCGGCGCCGGCAACCCGCAGCAGATGAAAGCCATCATGGCGCCGCTGATCCGCGACTTCGGGGCCGAACGGTTCTATGTGCACCTGCACGACACCCGCGGGCTGGCCGCGGCCATGGCCTGGGAAGCCGCGGATCTGGGGGTGCGAAAATTCGATGCCTCGGTGGGCGGCCTGGGTGGCTGCCCCTTCGCGCCGGGCGCCACCGGTAACATGGCCACGGAGGACCTGGTGTACCTGCTGGAAAGCTGCGGACTGAACACCGGCATCCAAATCGACGGCCTGCGCGAGGCGGTGGCCCTGGCCGCCGAAGCCACCCAGCGTCCCCTGGGTGGGCGCATTCTCGACTGGATGGCCTCCCAGGAAAAACAGGGCAAGACGCCCTGCCTGTGGTAA
- a CDS encoding response regulator transcription factor, translated as MNAIRQVLIVEDLPDVADWLHTQVSNLLTPETVDQVATLADARLKIAAGPYDLALVDLGLPDGDGVALVRPFKEVNRHSLCVVTTIFDDSEHLFGSLRAGADGYLLKDDAEPEFGEQLAGILAGRPPLSASIARRLLEQFHPDFSEREATLTRRERDILTLIAKGLSVKYAAEKLGISHYTAAGYMKNVYAKLQVNTRAEATLKAIHMGLVNPS; from the coding sequence ATGAATGCAATCAGGCAGGTTTTGATTGTGGAAGATCTGCCTGATGTGGCGGATTGGCTGCATACACAGGTATCGAATTTATTGACTCCGGAAACGGTTGATCAGGTGGCTACTCTGGCAGATGCCAGGCTAAAAATAGCAGCAGGACCCTACGACCTTGCACTGGTTGACTTGGGATTGCCGGATGGTGATGGCGTAGCCCTGGTGCGCCCTTTTAAGGAAGTGAATCGTCATTCACTATGCGTGGTAACGACCATTTTTGATGATTCCGAGCATTTGTTCGGCTCTTTGCGCGCTGGCGCTGACGGTTACCTGTTGAAAGATGATGCCGAGCCGGAATTTGGCGAGCAGCTAGCAGGCATTCTGGCGGGGCGGCCGCCTCTTTCTGCCTCTATAGCACGCCGATTACTTGAGCAGTTTCATCCGGATTTCAGTGAAAGAGAGGCGACGCTCACCCGAAGAGAGAGGGATATTCTGACCCTGATAGCCAAGGGATTAAGTGTCAAATATGCTGCAGAAAAATTGGGCATTTCCCATTACACGGCTGCAGGTTACATGAAGAATGTGTATGCCAAGTTGCAGGTGAATACCCGGGCAGAAGCCACTCTCAAGGCGATTCATATGGGTTTGGTGAATCCTTCCTGA
- a CDS encoding YggS family pyridoxal phosphate-dependent enzyme encodes MTDSKSPLIQVNAQIRAFCEQSGRDSDSVQLLAVSKTRTPDELARLADQGQRHFGENYLQEALDKIAALRGRGLVWHFIGPIQSNKTRDIAAHFDWVHSVDRLKVARRLSEQRPADLPPLNVCIQVNVDDEDSKSGILLEDVPALAADMVTLPNLRLRGLMAIPRADSEDSNRGAFRQLAMTLSQLRNTMPSLDTLSMGMSADFGVAIEEGATIVRVGTALFGPRTA; translated from the coding sequence ATGACAGACTCCAAAAGCCCACTGATACAGGTCAATGCGCAAATTCGTGCATTTTGTGAGCAATCCGGCCGTGATTCTGACAGTGTGCAGCTTCTGGCGGTCAGCAAGACCCGCACACCGGATGAACTGGCCCGCCTGGCTGACCAGGGGCAGCGGCATTTCGGCGAGAATTATCTGCAGGAGGCTCTGGACAAGATAGCGGCGCTGCGGGGGCGGGGCCTGGTGTGGCATTTCATCGGCCCGATCCAGTCCAACAAGACCCGCGATATCGCTGCTCACTTCGATTGGGTGCACTCGGTGGACCGCCTGAAGGTGGCTCGCCGCCTCAGTGAGCAGCGCCCGGCAGACCTGCCGCCGTTGAATGTCTGTATTCAGGTAAATGTGGACGACGAAGACAGCAAGAGCGGCATACTGCTGGAAGACGTGCCTGCGCTGGCCGCTGACATGGTCACCCTGCCCAACCTGCGCCTGCGTGGCCTGATGGCCATCCCCCGGGCGGACAGTGAGGACAGCAACCGGGGGGCTTTCCGACAGCTCGCCATGACACTGTCACAATTGCGCAATACAATGCCGTCCCTCGATACGCTCTCCATGGGCATGAGCGCGGATTTCGGCGTGGCCATCGAAGAAGGCGCCACCATTGTCCGTGTGGGCACCGCCCTGTTTGGTCCGCGCACCGCCTGA
- a CDS encoding PaaI family thioesterase has translation MAIIPYGKQDIPMNIATLTGLEIMQAFAAGKLPRPPISETMPMDPDLVEEGRVVFLATADERHTNPLGGVHGGFAATVLDSVTGCATHTVLEAGESYGTTDLNIKMCRPLPFNKTLRAEGRVINAGRNLVITEGRIEDEDGKLYAHATATCMVIRQG, from the coding sequence ATGGCGATCATTCCCTATGGCAAACAGGACATACCCATGAACATTGCGACACTGACCGGCCTGGAAATCATGCAGGCATTCGCCGCCGGCAAACTGCCGCGCCCGCCCATCTCCGAGACCATGCCCATGGACCCGGATCTGGTTGAAGAGGGTCGGGTGGTTTTCCTGGCCACTGCAGATGAACGCCACACCAATCCCCTGGGTGGTGTGCATGGCGGTTTCGCTGCCACGGTACTGGATTCAGTCACCGGCTGTGCCACCCACACCGTGCTGGAAGCCGGCGAGAGTTACGGCACCACCGACCTGAACATCAAGATGTGCCGGCCGCTGCCATTCAACAAGACCCTGCGTGCGGAAGGCCGGGTGATTAATGCCGGTCGCAATCTGGTGATCACCGAAGGCCGCATCGAAGACGAGGACGGCAAACTCTATGCCCATGCCACCGCCACTTGCATGGTGATACGCCAAGGCTGA
- a CDS encoding sensor histidine kinase, which yields MLSLKTRIIAGLALVSFYGFMIITLALALPGSDTTFQINGDRIQAQLPDGKSVIVTAFTNGESIQTADVSLLIEEPDVLPHYADLNTFFDSHQTLYKWLSAGTLKIVSDTGKEYSMERRSRSLTQLSGLFWLQLLCGLAGMIICLLVWIPAKREIAIHSFALTGLSYVLFSSAAAIYSTRDFFIPGTMFAWLSGINHFGALLFSASLGAFLWNYPRKAPGHWLTTGFYLAFTVAILIDQLQLVNSPVEGFHSWVMGIFLIGLSGSVWQWTKTKEKPHHRSALGWVVISIVTGTAFFAGGMILPAIFQVAQPASQGLLFTTFLLMYLGMALGVVRHRLFDLEQWWFSLWSWLLGGLFIMLTDLVLAMLLSLSGPITLTLSVALIGWLYFPLRQLLWKKLFLRNHQELDEWLAQALPAMLDAQNVSDSRSGVEEALQAVFDPLFMEPAPLASSQITIINKGQSLSVPEPLEQRSWLLHHPKHGERLFNRQDTRIASLVLSLHQLVSQAKLAHAKGAREERLRIRRDMHDDLGAKLLQLLHRSTDTTKPLVREAIHDLRDLLKDMEGESLSLEAAIIQWHEETAQRCKDHGTTLEWHGKPNSMVLAASQFSELTRILREAVTNALKHSSTSVLTVSIDSRENILTLVIENDGALTSSQSTAIRGLDIMAGRARKLSGRFEHHNVDGQWKVVLEVPLASSSN from the coding sequence ATGCTTTCGCTCAAAACGCGCATTATTGCCGGACTAGCCCTGGTTTCCTTTTATGGCTTTATGATCATCACTCTGGCGCTGGCGCTGCCCGGTAGCGACACGACGTTTCAGATAAATGGTGATCGCATTCAGGCACAGCTGCCGGATGGAAAATCTGTGATTGTTACAGCTTTCACTAACGGTGAGTCAATACAGACTGCGGATGTATCACTGCTCATCGAAGAACCGGATGTCCTTCCTCACTATGCCGATTTGAACACTTTTTTTGACAGCCATCAGACTCTTTACAAATGGCTATCTGCAGGCACCCTGAAAATCGTCAGCGACACCGGGAAAGAATATTCCATGGAACGCCGGTCACGATCACTTACCCAGTTATCCGGCCTGTTCTGGTTACAACTCTTATGCGGACTGGCCGGCATGATTATCTGCCTGCTTGTCTGGATTCCAGCAAAGCGAGAAATCGCCATACACTCCTTTGCCCTAACCGGGTTGAGTTATGTGCTTTTTTCATCCGCGGCCGCTATCTATAGCACCCGTGATTTTTTCATTCCAGGAACGATGTTTGCCTGGTTATCCGGTATCAATCATTTTGGCGCTCTGCTGTTTTCTGCTTCCCTGGGCGCCTTTTTGTGGAATTACCCCCGAAAGGCCCCCGGCCATTGGCTCACCACGGGCTTTTATCTCGCCTTTACCGTTGCCATTCTCATTGACCAGTTGCAGTTGGTGAACAGCCCCGTTGAAGGCTTCCACTCCTGGGTCATGGGTATTTTCCTGATCGGACTGTCCGGATCAGTTTGGCAATGGACAAAAACAAAAGAAAAACCCCATCATCGTTCTGCATTGGGATGGGTAGTGATTTCAATTGTGACCGGCACGGCTTTTTTTGCAGGTGGCATGATCCTTCCTGCTATCTTTCAGGTCGCCCAACCCGCTTCACAGGGCCTGCTGTTTACCACTTTCCTACTGATGTATCTGGGTATGGCTCTTGGTGTTGTTCGACATCGGCTCTTCGATCTGGAGCAATGGTGGTTTTCTTTATGGTCCTGGTTACTGGGCGGTCTCTTCATCATGTTGACCGACTTGGTTCTGGCGATGCTCCTCAGCTTGTCTGGCCCGATCACACTGACATTGTCCGTCGCCCTTATCGGCTGGCTATATTTTCCGTTACGTCAGCTACTCTGGAAAAAGCTATTTCTGCGTAATCATCAGGAACTGGACGAATGGCTCGCACAGGCACTACCCGCGATGCTGGATGCTCAAAACGTATCTGATTCACGGTCCGGTGTAGAAGAAGCGCTTCAGGCGGTATTTGATCCCCTTTTCATGGAACCCGCTCCTCTGGCAAGTTCCCAGATAACCATTATCAATAAAGGCCAAAGCCTCAGTGTTCCCGAACCCCTTGAACAGCGATCCTGGTTACTGCATCACCCAAAGCATGGCGAACGCCTTTTCAACCGCCAAGACACACGAATAGCAAGCCTTGTGCTATCTCTACATCAACTGGTCAGCCAGGCTAAGCTTGCGCACGCTAAAGGTGCCAGAGAGGAACGGCTTCGCATTCGACGAGACATGCACGACGATCTGGGAGCAAAACTCTTACAGCTTTTACATCGTTCAACAGACACCACCAAGCCGCTGGTTCGTGAAGCCATCCATGATTTGCGCGATCTTCTTAAAGATATGGAAGGCGAGTCCTTGTCACTTGAGGCAGCCATAATCCAGTGGCATGAGGAAACCGCTCAGCGCTGCAAAGATCATGGCACTACGCTGGAATGGCATGGCAAACCTAACTCGATGGTACTGGCCGCAAGCCAGTTCAGCGAGCTAACCCGAATTTTACGGGAAGCTGTTACCAACGCATTGAAACATTCATCAACGTCTGTTCTTACCGTCTCGATAGACAGCCGAGAAAACATACTGACGCTGGTAATCGAAAATGACGGCGCGCTTACATCAAGCCAATCAACAGCTATTCGCGGCCTTGATATCATGGCCGGTCGAGCACGCAAGTTAAGTGGTCGCTTTGAGCATCACAATGTTGATGGCCAGTGGAAGGTAGTGCTGGAAGTCCCGCTGGCCAGTTCTTCTAACTGA
- the proC gene encoding pyrroline-5-carboxylate reductase — protein sequence MAQQSIGFIGAGNMATSLAGGMVAKGIRPARIWMSDPSRDRLEEVSQLHRVHVSTENRDVAGRVDVLVLAVKPQMMQAVCEDLRDLIADRQPLVISIAAGVTVANLRSWLGDTPIVRCMPNTPSLVQAGATGLYAADGVSDDQKAMAKEILGSVGLTFWFAEEKELDAVTAVSGSGPAYFFLLMESLIEAAKAQGLEPATARQMVLQTAWGAAQLAIASEAGPDVLRQQVTSPGGTTAAALNVFEEAGFREQVQAAVAAARERSEELAG from the coding sequence ATGGCACAGCAAAGCATCGGATTTATCGGCGCCGGCAACATGGCCACCAGCCTGGCTGGCGGCATGGTGGCGAAAGGAATTCGCCCCGCCCGTATCTGGATGAGCGACCCTTCAAGGGACCGCCTGGAAGAGGTATCCCAGCTCCACCGTGTGCATGTGAGCACCGAGAACCGTGATGTGGCAGGACGGGTGGATGTGCTGGTGCTGGCGGTGAAACCGCAAATGATGCAGGCCGTGTGTGAAGATCTGCGTGACCTGATTGCCGATCGCCAGCCACTGGTGATCTCCATTGCCGCTGGCGTCACCGTGGCCAACCTGCGGAGCTGGCTGGGGGACACCCCGATTGTGCGTTGCATGCCCAATACCCCGTCGCTGGTCCAGGCCGGCGCTACCGGCCTGTATGCCGCCGACGGGGTGAGCGACGACCAGAAAGCCATGGCCAAGGAGATTCTCGGTTCCGTGGGGCTGACCTTCTGGTTTGCCGAAGAAAAGGAACTGGATGCGGTCACCGCGGTGTCTGGCTCTGGCCCAGCCTACTTCTTCCTGCTGATGGAATCCCTGATCGAAGCCGCCAAGGCCCAGGGGCTGGAACCTGCCACCGCCCGCCAGATGGTGCTGCAGACCGCCTGGGGCGCAGCGCAACTGGCCATCGCCAGCGAAGCGGGCCCGGACGTGCTGCGTCAGCAGGTCACAAGCCCCGGCGGTACCACCGCTGCGGCCCTGAACGTGTTCGAGGAAGCGGGTTTCCGCGAACAGGTCCAGGCCGCCGTCGCCGCCGCGCGGGAGCGGTCGGAAGAGCTGGCGGGGTAA
- a CDS encoding alpha/beta fold hydrolase, producing the protein MGLIIFLLALAVLTTVSITLLFYVCWFYDRRSFPEQAQLPDEQPLRLLPTAVGIIKEAASLTVLVFSYPLRLIHDASPVRSRHHGETPVILVHGYGGNSANFLFMQWRLKWRGWGNVYSVSYTPPHINARKLAQQVNDHVERILASTGAQKAHIVCHSMGGPLTRYALKNLGLAGKIDRVITLGSPHYGSRIAGLFPAQGSAAQMRYQSPFVQELAEGGGCPGDARFFSIYSNLDNFVLPVSTAVLDGAEANINVPYLGHCALLYSNRVLDQVERCLLSPKPEI; encoded by the coding sequence ATGGGTCTGATCATTTTTCTTCTGGCACTGGCGGTACTCACCACAGTGTCCATCACCCTGCTGTTCTATGTGTGCTGGTTCTACGACCGTCGCAGCTTTCCCGAGCAGGCACAGCTTCCCGATGAGCAACCGCTGCGTCTGTTGCCGACCGCGGTGGGGATCATCAAGGAAGCCGCCAGCCTCACCGTGCTGGTATTCAGCTACCCGCTGCGGCTGATCCACGACGCCTCGCCGGTGCGCAGCCGCCACCACGGGGAGACCCCGGTGATTCTGGTGCATGGCTACGGCGGCAACAGCGCCAACTTCCTGTTCATGCAATGGCGGTTGAAATGGCGCGGCTGGGGCAATGTGTACTCGGTGAGCTACACCCCGCCGCACATCAACGCTCGCAAACTGGCCCAGCAGGTCAACGACCATGTGGAGCGCATCCTCGCCTCCACCGGCGCGCAAAAAGCCCATATCGTCTGCCACTCCATGGGTGGGCCGCTTACCCGCTACGCCCTGAAAAACCTGGGCCTGGCCGGCAAGATCGACCGGGTGATCACCCTGGGCAGCCCTCACTACGGCTCGCGCATCGCCGGCCTGTTTCCGGCCCAGGGCTCTGCCGCGCAGATGCGCTACCAGAGCCCCTTTGTGCAGGAGCTGGCGGAAGGCGGCGGTTGCCCCGGCGATGCACGCTTCTTCTCCATTTACTCCAACCTGGACAACTTCGTGCTGCCGGTATCCACCGCGGTGCTGGATGGTGCTGAAGCCAATATCAACGTCCCGTATCTGGGTCACTGCGCCCTGCTGTACAGCAATCGGGTGCTGGATCAGGTGGAGCGTTGCCTGTTATCGCCGAAGCCGGAGATTTGA
- a CDS encoding YggT family protein — MNPQGALFFLLDFAFSAYIFIVLTRFVLQLARADFYNPISQFVLKATNPLLKPMRRVIPGYGGLDIASLVLVVVLIILKTVILLSIQVGGLPSGIGGALVIHALRELASLILNYVFWTVLIRVLLSWVAPDPYSPVVRVIVQITEPIMAPVRKLLPPMGGFDLSPLFVLLGIQLLQILFQLH; from the coding sequence ATGAACCCCCAGGGCGCCCTGTTTTTCCTGCTGGACTTTGCTTTCAGCGCCTACATCTTCATCGTACTGACCCGCTTTGTGCTGCAGCTGGCCCGGGCGGATTTCTATAATCCCATCTCCCAGTTCGTACTCAAGGCCACCAACCCGCTGCTCAAGCCCATGCGCCGCGTGATTCCCGGTTACGGTGGGCTGGATATCGCCTCGCTGGTGCTGGTGGTGGTGCTGATCATCCTCAAGACGGTGATCCTGCTGAGTATTCAGGTGGGCGGTTTGCCCAGTGGTATCGGTGGTGCACTGGTGATCCATGCCCTGCGTGAACTGGCCAGTCTGATCCTCAATTATGTGTTCTGGACAGTATTGATCCGCGTGCTTCTCAGCTGGGTGGCGCCGGATCCCTACAGTCCGGTGGTGCGGGTGATTGTGCAGATCACCGAGCCGATCATGGCGCCGGTACGTAAACTGTTGCCGCCCATGGGGGGCTTCGATCTGAGCCCGCTGTTTGTATTGCTGGGGATCCAGCTGTTGCAGATCCTGTTCCAACTGCACTGA
- a CDS encoding diguanylate cyclase yields MEEGADLRLVGLKELHRLSLLDGADSRELYRQYLEVGCRLLGLSVGIISRVQGQDYQVLAVQSDNDTIRAGDHYALGDTYCAEVLAKQGSVALHDVGALESMRSHPAYTGLQLQAYIATPIRVQGDIVGTLNFSDTRPRPEPFSMEEMEFLELMALSLGHGLERSWLETQRVRAVTDMETNVALFEGAFRHAAIGMAIVAPNGRWLRVNEAVSQIVGYSDSELREIDFQTITHPDDLDKDLEQVDSLLRGDATTYRMKKRYTHKEGREVWVLLAVSLVRNSDGTPRYFLSQLEDITAQVNGEIALREQRDELEQLNRELAGLARQDALTGLSNRPVILEQLRQNLKLGLRTREPLSLVLVEVGNLDQLNQQHGHAVGDDALVAVAEALGKLGSGKNCLGRFTGQQFLMLLPEAGLNQAEDVAEDCRQAVLSLADVPLPLTVSLGVATLMPCDAEQVDYGSTDAALQAAETALSAARDAGKNCCRTVTL; encoded by the coding sequence ATGGAAGAGGGGGCGGACCTGCGTCTGGTGGGCCTGAAGGAACTGCATCGGTTGTCGTTGCTGGATGGTGCGGACAGCCGCGAGTTGTATCGGCAGTATCTGGAAGTGGGCTGCCGCCTGCTGGGCTTGTCTGTCGGCATCATCAGCCGTGTGCAGGGACAGGACTACCAGGTGCTGGCGGTGCAGTCGGACAACGACACCATCCGTGCCGGAGATCATTACGCCCTGGGCGATACCTACTGCGCGGAAGTGCTCGCCAAGCAGGGCTCGGTGGCCCTGCACGATGTGGGCGCGCTGGAATCCATGCGTTCCCACCCGGCCTACACCGGGCTGCAGCTGCAGGCCTATATCGCCACGCCCATCCGGGTGCAGGGCGATATCGTCGGCACCCTGAATTTCAGCGACACCCGGCCCCGTCCGGAGCCTTTCAGTATGGAGGAAATGGAATTTCTGGAGCTGATGGCCCTGTCTCTGGGCCATGGCCTGGAACGTTCCTGGCTGGAAACCCAGCGGGTGCGCGCGGTGACCGATATGGAAACCAATGTGGCCCTGTTCGAAGGTGCATTCCGTCACGCGGCCATCGGCATGGCCATCGTCGCTCCCAATGGACGCTGGCTGCGAGTGAACGAGGCGGTGAGCCAGATTGTCGGCTATAGCGACAGCGAGTTGCGGGAGATCGACTTCCAGACCATTACTCACCCGGATGATCTGGACAAGGATCTGGAGCAGGTGGACAGCTTGCTGCGCGGCGACGCCACCACCTACCGGATGAAAAAACGCTATACCCACAAGGAAGGTCGTGAAGTGTGGGTATTGCTGGCGGTGTCACTGGTGCGAAACAGTGATGGCACCCCGCGCTATTTCCTCTCCCAACTCGAAGACATCACCGCCCAGGTAAACGGCGAAATTGCCCTGCGCGAGCAGCGCGACGAGCTGGAACAGCTCAACCGCGAACTGGCCGGTCTGGCCCGCCAGGATGCGCTCACGGGCCTGAGTAACCGGCCGGTGATCCTGGAGCAGCTGCGCCAGAACCTGAAGCTGGGATTACGCACCCGCGAGCCCCTCTCGCTAGTGCTGGTGGAAGTGGGCAACCTGGACCAGCTCAACCAGCAGCATGGCCATGCCGTAGGCGATGATGCCCTGGTGGCGGTGGCCGAAGCGCTGGGCAAGCTGGGTAGTGGCAAGAACTGTCTGGGACGCTTCACCGGCCAACAGTTCCTGATGCTGCTGCCTGAAGCGGGCCTCAACCAGGCCGAGGATGTGGCGGAGGATTGTCGCCAGGCGGTGTTGTCTCTCGCGGACGTACCCTTGCCACTAACCGTGAGTCTTGGTGTTGCTACCCTGATGCCCTGTGATGCAGAGCAGGTAGACTACGGCTCCACGGACGCGGCCCTGCAGGCGGCGGAAACCGCCCTGTCCGCCGCCCGGGACGCGGGGAAAAACTGTTGTCGGACGGTGACGCTGTAG